The following are from one region of the Sandaracinus amylolyticus genome:
- the boxC gene encoding 2,3-epoxybenzoyl-CoA dihydrolase, with product MTISFDTHPSRYKHWKISFDGEIATLAMQVDPNGGLKEGYELKLNSYDLGVDIELADAIQRIRFEHPEAKCVVVTSGTDRVFCSGANIYMLGSSTHAWKVNFCKFTNETRLYLEDASKHSGIKFLCAVNGACAGGGYELALACDEILLVDDGSSAVSLPEVPLLAVLPGTGGLTRVVDKRKVRRDLADVFCTTSEGVRGKRAVEWGLVDAIAPRSRFADAVKERAASLAKKAGDAKKGPGIELDALAPEIDGGTYRYRFVTLAIDASARVATVTVKAPTGSIPEGGDAIQAAGASQWSLRAFRELDDALLRLRIDHLDVGMLVLRTEGDAAKVAATDRALHAAKDHWLANEILRLQARVLRRLDLTSRSIFALVEKGSAFGGSLLELALASDRIYMLADDDEEVAIAVSPANAGAMPMSHGLSRLESRFQREPERVQKVLATEGAITTEDANALGLVTVAPDEIDWDDDVRIAIEERASLSPDALTGMEASLRFAGPETMESKIFARLTAWQNWIFQRPNAVGPQGALTKYGQPDRAVFAWTRC from the coding sequence ATGACCATCTCGTTCGACACGCACCCGAGCCGCTACAAGCACTGGAAGATCTCGTTCGACGGAGAGATCGCGACGCTCGCGATGCAGGTCGATCCGAACGGCGGACTGAAGGAAGGCTACGAGCTCAAGCTCAACTCGTACGACCTCGGCGTCGACATCGAGCTCGCCGACGCGATCCAGCGGATCCGCTTCGAGCACCCCGAGGCGAAGTGCGTGGTCGTCACGAGCGGCACCGATCGCGTGTTCTGCTCGGGCGCGAACATCTACATGCTCGGATCGAGCACCCACGCGTGGAAGGTCAACTTCTGCAAGTTCACCAACGAGACGCGGCTCTATCTCGAGGACGCGTCGAAGCACAGCGGCATCAAGTTCCTCTGCGCGGTGAACGGTGCATGCGCGGGCGGTGGCTACGAGCTCGCGCTCGCCTGCGACGAGATCCTCCTCGTCGACGACGGATCGAGCGCGGTGAGCCTGCCCGAGGTTCCGCTGCTCGCGGTGCTGCCGGGCACCGGTGGGCTCACCCGCGTCGTCGACAAGCGCAAGGTGCGTCGTGATCTCGCCGACGTGTTCTGCACGACGAGCGAGGGCGTGCGCGGCAAGCGCGCGGTCGAGTGGGGCCTCGTCGACGCGATCGCGCCGCGCAGCCGGTTCGCCGACGCGGTGAAGGAGCGCGCGGCCTCGCTCGCGAAGAAGGCGGGTGACGCAAAGAAGGGCCCGGGCATCGAGCTCGACGCGCTCGCGCCGGAGATCGACGGAGGCACCTATCGCTATCGCTTCGTCACGCTCGCGATCGACGCGAGCGCGCGGGTCGCGACGGTGACGGTGAAGGCGCCGACCGGATCGATCCCCGAGGGCGGCGATGCGATCCAGGCAGCGGGCGCGTCGCAGTGGTCGCTGCGCGCGTTCCGCGAGCTCGACGACGCGCTGCTGCGCCTGCGCATCGATCACCTCGACGTGGGCATGCTCGTGCTGCGCACCGAGGGCGACGCGGCGAAGGTCGCCGCGACCGATCGCGCGCTGCACGCGGCGAAGGATCACTGGCTCGCGAACGAGATCCTGCGGCTCCAGGCGCGCGTGCTGCGCCGCCTCGATCTCACCTCGCGATCGATCTTCGCGCTGGTCGAGAAGGGCTCGGCGTTCGGAGGCTCGCTGCTCGAGCTCGCGCTCGCGTCGGACCGCATCTACATGCTCGCGGACGACGACGAGGAGGTCGCCATCGCGGTGTCTCCCGCGAACGCGGGCGCGATGCCGATGAGCCACGGGCTCTCGCGCCTCGAGTCGCGCTTCCAGCGCGAGCCCGAGCGTGTGCAGAAGGTGCTCGCGACCGAAGGCGCGATCACGACCGAGGACGCGAACGCGCTCGGTCTCGTCACGGTCGCGCCCGACGAGATCGACTGGGACGACGACGTGCGCATCGCGATCGAGGAGCGCGCGAGCCTCTCGCCCGACGCGCTCACCGGCATGGAGGCGAGCCTCCGCTTCGCCGGCCCCGAGACGATGGAGAGCAAGATCTTCGCGCGCCTCACCGCGTGGCAGAACTGGATCTTCCAGCGCCCCAACGCGGTCGGTCCGCAGGGCGCGCTCACGAAGTACGGGCAGCCCGATCGTGCCGTCTTCGCGTGGACGCGTTGCTAA
- a CDS encoding metal ABC transporter substrate-binding protein: MRVRVGRFVSAIVIAVLAIACGSGGGQQSGGGRPRVAVSIFPLYDVARRVAGDRLDVVCVLPPGRSEHGYDPTPREVARVTDARLAVLVGLEMDEWAERIVRGASDAEPEMLELGPRLEPRRLTAHEVGDELDEHEEEGHHDEEEHHHHHGALDPHFWLDPVRMRRAVPILVEAFSRIDAEGAAGFRERGAQVEAELGRLHDEIDARARTWSRRTIVTFHGSFGYYAERYGLRIAAVIEPFPGREPTPRYMQDVLTAIRESGAAALFSEPQLDPRPARVVAQQANVPLFELDPIGGGGSSTSYEALLRANTDVLERALR, from the coding sequence ATGAGGGTCAGGGTGGGGCGCTTCGTGAGCGCGATCGTGATCGCGGTGCTCGCGATCGCGTGCGGCAGCGGCGGAGGGCAGCAGAGCGGAGGAGGGCGACCGCGGGTCGCGGTCTCGATCTTCCCGCTCTACGACGTCGCGCGACGCGTCGCGGGGGATCGCCTCGACGTGGTCTGCGTGCTCCCGCCGGGGCGCTCGGAGCACGGCTACGATCCCACGCCGCGCGAGGTCGCACGGGTCACCGATGCGCGTCTCGCGGTGCTCGTCGGGCTCGAGATGGACGAGTGGGCCGAGCGCATCGTGCGCGGCGCGAGCGACGCCGAGCCCGAGATGCTCGAGCTCGGTCCGCGCCTCGAGCCGCGTCGTCTCACCGCGCACGAGGTCGGCGACGAGCTCGACGAGCACGAAGAGGAAGGGCACCACGACGAGGAGGAGCACCACCACCACCACGGCGCGCTCGACCCGCACTTCTGGCTCGATCCGGTGCGCATGCGACGCGCGGTGCCGATCCTCGTCGAGGCGTTCTCGCGCATCGACGCCGAGGGCGCGGCGGGGTTCCGCGAGCGCGGCGCGCAGGTCGAGGCCGAGCTCGGTCGCCTGCACGACGAGATCGACGCGCGTGCGCGCACCTGGTCGCGCCGCACCATCGTCACGTTCCACGGCTCGTTCGGCTACTACGCGGAGCGCTACGGGCTACGCATCGCCGCGGTGATCGAGCCCTTCCCCGGTCGCGAGCCGACGCCGCGCTACATGCAGGACGTGCTCACTGCGATCCGCGAGAGCGGTGCGGCCGCGCTGTTCTCCGAGCCGCAGCTCGATCCGCGGCCCGCGCGCGTCGTCGCGCAGCAGGCGAACGTGCCGCTCTTCGAGCTCGACCCGATCGGCGGTGGTGGATCGAGCACCAGCTACGAGGCGCTGCTCCGCGCGAACACCGACGTGCTCGAGCGCGCGCTGCGATGA
- a CDS encoding metal ABC transporter ATP-binding protein has translation MNNSSRQLTIPDRTSLPIVLDAKQVSVVIESRVILHDVSFWIPKGEFVCLCGPNGAGKSTFLKTVLGLLKPTSGTIEILGKPAHEGRHAVGYVPQRKSFDRDFPARAIDLIVATMRGTWPFRITDQERERARRVLRRVGGEPLLDKPIAGLSGGETQRVFLARALVNDPALLILDEPTAGVDVKGRAEFLDVLAEVSASDELAAILVTHNLAAIARTAERVVYLTDGHLTAWGLPHELLGRRSFEALHDGASARAIGSESAFPDED, from the coding sequence ATGAACAACTCGTCCCGACAGCTGACGATCCCCGATCGCACGTCGCTCCCGATCGTGCTCGACGCGAAGCAGGTCAGCGTCGTGATCGAGTCGCGCGTGATCCTGCACGACGTGAGCTTCTGGATCCCGAAGGGCGAGTTCGTGTGCCTCTGCGGCCCGAACGGTGCGGGAAAGAGCACGTTCCTGAAGACCGTGCTCGGCCTCTTGAAGCCCACGTCGGGCACGATCGAGATCCTCGGCAAGCCGGCCCACGAAGGGCGCCACGCGGTCGGCTACGTGCCCCAGCGCAAGAGCTTCGATCGCGACTTCCCGGCGCGCGCGATCGATCTGATCGTCGCGACGATGCGCGGGACCTGGCCGTTCCGCATCACGGATCAGGAGCGCGAGCGCGCGCGCAGGGTGCTGCGACGCGTCGGCGGCGAGCCGCTGCTCGACAAGCCGATCGCCGGGCTCAGCGGTGGCGAGACGCAGCGCGTGTTCCTCGCGCGCGCGCTGGTGAACGATCCCGCGCTGCTGATCCTCGACGAGCCGACCGCGGGCGTCGACGTGAAGGGGCGCGCCGAGTTCCTCGACGTGCTCGCGGAGGTCTCGGCATCGGACGAGCTCGCGGCGATCCTCGTGACCCACAACCTCGCGGCGATCGCGCGCACGGCCGAGCGCGTCGTCTATCTCACCGACGGTCACCTCACGGCGTGGGGCCTGCCGCACGAGCTGCTCGGCCGTCGCTCGTTCGAGGCGCTGCACGACGGAGCCTCGGCGCGCGCGATCGGCAGCGAGAGCGCCTTCCCCGACGAGGATTGA
- a CDS encoding SMI1/KNR4 family protein, whose product MQAGERIEALTRRWIAAGKNVYVAKEPPFDPDDGGVPPAMWDGEPDPSGWVRWRATEPRVAPRDLQRVEERIGAKLPPLVRAWLSTSSIGPLESDRLRLPALWSDAPLRDLESLLDAWSPLERAGFVAIGEDGLDAGPLCIDLQARDDSGDARVVAFDHEALIALGPEACAQREKVASLAQPRFASFAALLDALDRS is encoded by the coding sequence ATGCAGGCGGGTGAGCGCATCGAAGCGCTGACGCGGCGGTGGATCGCTGCGGGCAAGAACGTCTACGTCGCCAAGGAGCCGCCCTTCGATCCCGACGACGGCGGCGTGCCGCCGGCGATGTGGGACGGAGAGCCGGATCCTTCGGGCTGGGTGCGCTGGCGCGCGACGGAGCCGCGTGTCGCGCCGCGCGACCTGCAGCGCGTCGAGGAGCGCATCGGCGCGAAGCTACCGCCGCTGGTGCGCGCCTGGCTCTCGACGAGCTCGATCGGGCCGCTCGAGAGTGATCGTCTGCGCCTGCCCGCGTTGTGGTCGGACGCGCCGCTGCGCGACCTCGAGAGCCTGCTCGACGCGTGGTCGCCCCTCGAGCGCGCGGGCTTCGTCGCGATCGGCGAGGACGGTCTCGACGCGGGCCCGCTCTGCATCGATCTCCAGGCGCGCGACGACTCGGGTGATGCGCGCGTGGTCGCGTTCGATCACGAGGCGCTGATCGCGCTCGGCCCCGAGGCGTGCGCGCAGCGCGAGAAGGTCGCGTCGCTCGCGCAGCCGCGCTTCGCGTCGTTCGCCGCGCTGCTCGACGCGCTCGACCGCAGCTGA
- a CDS encoding site-2 protease family protein: MTPHFSLFGVPVRVHGAFWFLALILGFLQYGRSSHPWAIVMWLPIVFLAVLLHEMGHALTGRRFGLRPEVHLTSMGGHTAWSAGRNLTHWRSILVSFAGPAVGLVIGGGALAFAAFGPSVPFVARLALQDIIWTNLGWAVFNLLPILPLDGGHIVAAALDRFFGVRGQRWARLVSVVVACALLALAVAYRNVFMAFMIGMWALQNYREWQASSQFADRLQTQARMRPRAAAPQSESLEAPLREAWSALEAGDAQRVRRIAEALVSRARTEDDRFDVVHLVAWGRALTGDPEGAAQALRMLPAGRLPDALLEGVIQLELGRPAQAVKPLAEAIVGRADDFVAKRLARAAAGSARYDDVLAILDDASKSEAVGVRALQIVANEAFYAGHHEAAAKLGERLFTRFGQATDAFNVACALGQLGRGSDALEWLEKSIDAGLSDPSVIDRDGDLAPLRALPGFQALRVKAGLAAT, from the coding sequence GTGACTCCGCACTTCTCGCTCTTCGGCGTTCCCGTCCGCGTCCACGGCGCGTTCTGGTTCCTCGCGTTGATCCTGGGGTTCCTCCAGTACGGGCGCAGCAGCCACCCGTGGGCGATCGTCATGTGGCTGCCGATCGTGTTCCTCGCCGTGCTGCTGCACGAGATGGGGCACGCGCTCACGGGGCGTCGCTTCGGCCTCCGTCCCGAGGTGCACCTGACGTCGATGGGCGGGCACACCGCCTGGAGCGCCGGACGGAACCTCACGCATTGGCGCAGCATCCTCGTCTCGTTCGCGGGTCCCGCGGTCGGGCTCGTGATCGGCGGCGGAGCGCTCGCGTTCGCCGCGTTCGGTCCCTCGGTGCCGTTCGTCGCGCGGCTCGCGCTCCAGGACATCATCTGGACCAACCTCGGCTGGGCCGTCTTCAACCTTCTGCCGATCCTCCCCCTCGACGGAGGACACATCGTCGCGGCCGCGCTCGACCGCTTCTTCGGTGTGCGAGGTCAGCGATGGGCGCGCCTGGTGTCGGTCGTCGTTGCGTGCGCGCTGCTCGCGTTGGCGGTCGCGTATCGCAACGTCTTCATGGCTTTCATGATCGGCATGTGGGCGCTGCAGAACTACCGCGAGTGGCAGGCGAGCTCGCAGTTCGCCGATCGACTTCAGACCCAGGCGCGCATGCGCCCGCGCGCGGCCGCACCGCAGTCGGAGTCGCTCGAGGCGCCGCTGCGCGAGGCATGGTCGGCGCTCGAGGCCGGTGATGCGCAGCGCGTGCGTCGCATCGCGGAGGCGCTCGTGTCGCGGGCGCGTACCGAGGACGATCGCTTCGACGTCGTGCACCTGGTCGCGTGGGGGCGTGCCCTCACCGGCGATCCCGAGGGCGCGGCGCAGGCGCTGCGCATGCTGCCCGCCGGACGTCTGCCCGACGCGCTGCTCGAGGGTGTGATCCAGCTCGAGCTCGGGCGTCCGGCGCAGGCGGTGAAGCCGCTCGCCGAGGCGATCGTCGGGCGCGCCGACGACTTCGTCGCGAAGCGTCTCGCGCGCGCGGCCGCGGGATCGGCGCGCTACGACGACGTGCTCGCGATCCTCGACGACGCGAGCAAGAGCGAGGCAGTCGGCGTGCGTGCGCTGCAGATCGTCGCGAACGAGGCGTTCTACGCGGGGCACCACGAGGCCGCGGCGAAGCTCGGCGAGCGCTTGTTCACGCGCTTCGGCCAGGCGACCGACGCGTTCAACGTCGCGTGCGCGCTCGGTCAGCTCGGGCGCGGGAGCGATGCGCTCGAGTGGCTCGAGAAGTCGATCGACGCGGGGCTCTCCGATCCCTCGGTGATCGATCGCGACGGAGATCTCGCGCCGCTTCGTGCGCTGCCCGGGTTCCAGGCGCTCCGTGTGAAGGCGGGGCTCGCAGCGACGTGA
- a CDS encoding 2-hydroxychromene-2-carboxylate isomerase — MIDLNSKTVECWFDYSSPFAYLGTTQIERVAREHGARVAWRPFLLGALFKQIGTPLVPLDSFGEAKRRHAQLDLERWADHWGVPFRFTTHFPLRTVDALRVTLLLDDEARAPLVHAVMRACWVLDRDPADPEVLRACLREASIDPALLDRAGDAKQALFDATSRAIEIGAPGAPCFVVGDQLFWGQDRLEFVGKALAGWRVPGAGSRVSGST, encoded by the coding sequence GTGATCGATCTCAACTCCAAGACCGTCGAGTGCTGGTTCGACTACTCGAGCCCGTTCGCGTACCTCGGCACGACGCAGATCGAGCGCGTCGCGCGTGAGCACGGTGCGCGGGTCGCGTGGCGTCCGTTCCTGCTCGGCGCGCTGTTCAAGCAGATCGGGACGCCGCTGGTCCCGCTCGACAGCTTCGGCGAGGCGAAGCGCCGTCACGCGCAGCTCGACCTCGAGCGCTGGGCCGATCACTGGGGCGTGCCGTTCCGCTTCACGACGCACTTCCCGCTGCGCACCGTCGACGCGCTGCGCGTGACGCTGCTGCTCGACGACGAGGCGCGTGCGCCGCTCGTGCACGCGGTCATGCGCGCGTGCTGGGTGCTCGATCGTGATCCTGCCGATCCGGAGGTGCTGCGCGCGTGCTTGCGTGAGGCGTCGATCGATCCCGCGCTGCTCGATCGAGCAGGCGACGCGAAGCAGGCGCTCTTCGATGCGACGTCGCGCGCCATCGAGATCGGGGCGCCGGGCGCGCCCTGTTTCGTCGTCGGCGACCAGCTGTTCTGGGGACAGGATCGCCTCGAGTTCGTGGGCAAGGCGCTCGCGGGGTGGCGTGTGCCCGGCGCTGGCTCCAGAGTTTCGGGCTCAACGTGA
- the boxB gene encoding benzoyl-CoA 2,3-epoxidase subunit BoxB — translation MSLTDSIPNNVDLGSDKKLLRALEKWQPDFINWWMEMGPDGFQKDEIYLRTAISVDPKGWANYEYVKMPDYRWGIFLTPREGERDIGFGDHAGDKAWNEVPGELRSILRRIIVTQADTEPASVEQQRQLGKTAPSMYDLRNLFQVNVEEGRHLWAMVHLLHQYFGRDGREEAEALLQRRSGHPDTPRILQTFNEKTDDWMSFFMFTMFTDRDGKYQLAALSESGFDPLARATQFMLTEESFHLFTGETGVERIVQRAAELTKLDANGDARAQGGIDLGTIQKWINFWFSSAVELFGGEISSNAADYFATGLKGRFREREKYTEHKALEGAYSMVVPGEQGRLASRDVPLRNAMNEILRDEYVADCERACRKWNHAIKKTGLDVELYIPSRRFNRSMGIYAGQSFAPNGEPISKEHFESMRSKWLPTPEDREYVRSLMTAVHERGKIANWIAPPKQGVDGKPFDWEYVRFAQ, via the coding sequence ATGTCGCTCACCGACTCGATCCCGAACAACGTCGATCTCGGCTCTGACAAGAAGCTGCTCCGAGCGCTCGAGAAGTGGCAGCCCGACTTCATCAACTGGTGGATGGAGATGGGCCCCGACGGGTTCCAGAAGGACGAGATCTACCTGCGCACCGCGATCTCGGTCGATCCCAAGGGCTGGGCGAATTACGAGTACGTGAAGATGCCCGACTATCGCTGGGGCATCTTCCTGACGCCGCGCGAGGGCGAGCGCGACATCGGCTTCGGTGATCACGCGGGCGACAAGGCGTGGAACGAAGTGCCCGGTGAGCTGCGCTCGATCCTTCGTCGCATCATCGTCACGCAGGCGGACACGGAGCCCGCGTCGGTCGAGCAGCAGCGCCAGCTCGGCAAGACCGCTCCGTCGATGTACGACCTTCGCAACCTCTTCCAGGTGAACGTCGAAGAGGGCCGGCACCTCTGGGCGATGGTGCACCTGCTCCACCAGTACTTCGGTCGCGATGGTCGCGAAGAGGCCGAGGCGCTCCTGCAGCGCCGCAGCGGTCATCCCGACACGCCGCGCATCCTGCAGACGTTCAACGAGAAGACCGACGACTGGATGTCGTTCTTCATGTTCACGATGTTCACGGACCGCGACGGCAAGTACCAGCTCGCGGCCCTGAGCGAGAGCGGCTTCGATCCGCTCGCGCGTGCGACGCAGTTCATGCTCACCGAGGAGAGCTTCCATCTCTTCACGGGAGAGACCGGCGTCGAGCGCATCGTGCAGCGCGCGGCGGAGCTCACGAAGCTCGATGCGAACGGCGATGCGCGCGCGCAGGGCGGCATCGACCTCGGGACGATCCAGAAGTGGATCAACTTCTGGTTCTCGAGCGCGGTCGAGCTCTTCGGCGGCGAGATCTCGAGCAACGCGGCGGACTACTTCGCCACGGGCCTCAAGGGTCGCTTCCGCGAGCGCGAGAAGTACACCGAGCACAAGGCGCTCGAGGGCGCGTACTCGATGGTGGTGCCCGGCGAGCAGGGCCGCCTCGCGTCGCGCGACGTGCCGCTGCGCAACGCGATGAACGAGATCCTCCGCGACGAGTACGTGGCCGACTGCGAGCGCGCCTGTCGCAAGTGGAACCACGCGATCAAGAAGACCGGGCTCGATGTGGAGCTCTACATCCCGAGCCGTCGCTTCAATCGCTCGATGGGCATCTACGCGGGCCAGTCGTTCGCGCCGAACGGCGAGCCGATCTCGAAGGAGCACTTCGAGTCGATGCGCAGCAAGTGGCTGCCCACGCCGGAAGACCGCGAGTACGTGCGCTCGCTGATGACGGCGGTGCACGAGCGCGGAAAGATCGCGAACTGGATCGCGCCGCCGAAGCAGGGCGTCGACGGCAAGCCGTTCGACTGGGAGTACGTGCGCTTCGCGCAGTGA
- a CDS encoding Kelch repeat-containing protein encodes MRDDVMVGAWAVLVLAACGDTRDAPDAPIDASVVDAATSSAWRSEPAVPERIQEITGAVHDGRLWIAGGLDASGATSSAVRIFDPGTSTWSEGPSLPRPRHHAMMVSTGDDLYLIGGMETLEFDPLETAWVLRDGASAWQEIAPLPEGRGAAVAEVIGDRIVVAGGNATRGGLATSTLRYDLANDRWDAGAAIPTQREHLGGFAHDGELWVVAGRRNSLSTNTDVVEIYDPIADAWRTGPSIATARGGFGIAVLEGIAYAVGGEQPDRALDSVEALDLATETWSQIEPVPTPRHGHVVLAAAGRVWVVGGGDRPTFAAVDVVESFAP; translated from the coding sequence ATGCGCGACGACGTGATGGTGGGCGCGTGGGCGGTGCTCGTGCTCGCGGCGTGCGGCGACACACGCGACGCGCCCGACGCGCCGATCGATGCGAGCGTCGTCGACGCCGCCACGTCGAGCGCGTGGCGCAGCGAGCCCGCGGTGCCCGAGCGCATCCAGGAGATCACGGGCGCGGTGCACGACGGGCGCCTGTGGATCGCGGGCGGCCTCGATGCCTCGGGCGCGACCTCGAGCGCGGTGCGCATCTTCGATCCGGGCACGAGCACATGGAGCGAGGGGCCGTCGCTGCCGCGCCCGCGCCACCACGCGATGATGGTGTCGACCGGTGACGACCTCTATCTGATCGGCGGAATGGAGACGCTCGAGTTCGATCCGCTCGAGACCGCGTGGGTGCTGCGCGACGGGGCGAGCGCGTGGCAGGAGATCGCGCCCCTTCCCGAAGGTCGCGGCGCGGCGGTCGCCGAGGTGATCGGCGATCGCATCGTGGTCGCGGGCGGCAACGCGACGCGCGGTGGGCTCGCGACGAGCACGCTGCGCTACGACCTCGCGAACGATCGATGGGACGCCGGCGCGGCGATCCCGACCCAGCGCGAGCACCTCGGAGGCTTCGCGCACGACGGGGAGCTCTGGGTGGTCGCGGGCCGTCGCAACTCGCTGTCGACGAACACCGACGTGGTCGAGATCTACGATCCGATCGCCGACGCGTGGCGCACCGGGCCCAGCATTGCGACGGCTCGTGGCGGGTTCGGGATCGCGGTGCTCGAGGGCATCGCGTACGCGGTCGGCGGCGAGCAGCCCGATCGCGCGCTCGACTCGGTGGAGGCGCTCGATCTCGCGACCGAGACGTGGTCGCAGATCGAGCCGGTGCCGACGCCGCGTCACGGGCACGTCGTGCTCGCGGCTGCAGGGCGCGTGTGGGTCGTCGGGGGCGGAGATCGGCCGACGTTCGCGGCGGTCGACGTGGTCGAGAGCTTCGCGCCGTGA
- a CDS encoding neutral zinc metallopeptidase gives MRWQQGRRSTNVRDLRGSGGGGGAMRLPIPMRAGGGLVVLALLAISLFLGVDPSMLTGGGGASPSDAPAVAPPASDETAQFVSVVLGSTEDTWPALLARHGVAYPQPELVLFEGQVRSACGFQSAAVGPFYCPPDSRVYLDLSFFRELDRNFGAPGDFAQAYVIAHEVGHHVQNVLGTSSQVDARMRALPEEQANALSVRQELQADCYAGVWGHHAAQRGLLEPGDVEEGLRAAAAIGDDRLQARARGYAVPESFTHGTSEQRVRWFRQGLSAGDPAACDTFSASSL, from the coding sequence GTGCGCTGGCAGCAAGGTCGACGAAGCACGAACGTCCGGGATCTCCGTGGCAGCGGTGGTGGGGGTGGTGCAATGCGCCTCCCCATCCCGATGCGTGCGGGCGGCGGTCTCGTGGTCCTCGCGCTGCTGGCGATCTCGCTCTTCCTCGGCGTCGATCCGAGCATGCTCACCGGCGGCGGCGGTGCGAGCCCGAGCGATGCGCCCGCGGTCGCGCCCCCCGCGAGCGACGAGACCGCGCAGTTCGTGTCGGTCGTGCTGGGCAGCACCGAGGACACGTGGCCCGCGCTGCTCGCGCGCCACGGCGTCGCGTATCCGCAGCCCGAGCTCGTGCTCTTCGAAGGGCAGGTGCGCTCGGCGTGCGGCTTCCAGTCGGCGGCGGTCGGGCCTTTCTACTGTCCGCCCGACTCGCGCGTGTACCTCGACCTCTCGTTCTTCCGCGAGCTCGATCGCAACTTCGGCGCGCCCGGCGATTTCGCGCAGGCCTACGTGATCGCGCACGAGGTCGGGCACCACGTGCAGAACGTGCTCGGCACCTCGTCGCAGGTCGACGCGCGCATGCGCGCGCTCCCCGAGGAGCAGGCGAACGCGCTCTCGGTGCGACAGGAGCTACAAGCGGACTGCTACGCGGGCGTGTGGGGACATCACGCGGCGCAGCGCGGCCTGCTCGAGCCGGGCGACGTCGAAGAGGGCCTGCGCGCAGCCGCGGCGATCGGAGACGATCGACTGCAGGCGCGCGCGCGTGGCTACGCGGTGCCCGAGTCGTTCACGCACGGCACGTCGGAGCAGCGCGTGCGGTGGTTCCGTCAGGGGCTCTCCGCGGGTGATCCCGCGGCGTGCGACACGTTCTCCGCGTCGTCGTTGTGA
- a CDS encoding metal ABC transporter permease has product MDWLLEPLSQSFMIRALIAGTIVGGLCATLGVFVVQRGLSFLGDGLAHAAFGGIALGLLIGVAVDRATWVALPFTIAIALGIAWVLRRGKLRGDVAVGVFFSVSFALGVLFLGLRPNDAPPVNVETVLFGSILAISTNDLWVVAGVAIASGLVLAATWSRLAFATFDPELAAIAGVPVAALDSMLLALVAVVIVVAVKTVGIALVSSFIVIPAATARMLGRTLPGVAAYALALGIGGAALGLLLSYHLNVASGATIILTLGGLFGVVLLAKRR; this is encoded by the coding sequence ATGGACTGGCTGCTCGAGCCGCTCTCGCAGAGCTTCATGATCCGCGCGCTGATCGCGGGCACGATCGTCGGCGGTCTCTGCGCGACGCTCGGCGTGTTCGTCGTGCAGCGCGGCCTCTCGTTCCTCGGCGACGGTCTCGCGCACGCGGCGTTCGGCGGCATCGCGCTCGGGCTGCTGATCGGCGTCGCGGTCGATCGCGCGACGTGGGTGGCGCTCCCGTTCACCATCGCGATCGCGCTCGGCATCGCGTGGGTGCTGCGCCGCGGGAAGCTGCGCGGCGACGTCGCGGTCGGCGTGTTCTTCTCGGTCTCGTTCGCGCTCGGCGTGCTCTTCCTCGGACTGCGCCCCAACGATGCGCCACCGGTGAACGTCGAGACGGTGCTCTTCGGATCGATCCTCGCGATCTCGACCAACGATCTCTGGGTCGTCGCCGGCGTCGCGATCGCGTCGGGCCTCGTGCTCGCGGCGACGTGGTCGCGCCTCGCGTTCGCGACCTTCGATCCCGAGCTCGCGGCGATCGCGGGTGTGCCCGTGGCCGCGCTCGACTCGATGCTGCTCGCGCTGGTCGCGGTGGTGATCGTCGTCGCGGTGAAGACGGTCGGCATCGCGCTCGTGAGCTCGTTCATCGTCATCCCGGCTGCGACGGCGCGCATGCTCGGTCGCACGCTGCCGGGCGTCGCCGCGTACGCGCTCGCGCTCGGCATCGGCGGCGCCGCGCTCGGCCTCCTGCTCAGCTACCACCTCAACGTCGCGAGCGGCGCGACGATCATCCTCACGCTCGGGGGGCTCTTCGGCGTGGTGCTCCTGGCGAAGCGTCGTTGA